DNA from Magnolia sinica isolate HGM2019 chromosome 19, MsV1, whole genome shotgun sequence:
GCGAGTAGAGATTAAAGAGGAAATTCACAACACTCATGCCAACATGGCCAATATGTGTgatatttacaccgttcatcaggtggggaaCACTGAACTTGATCTAGAGAGAAATaatcaggatggtccactcattATATGTGGCGATATCTATACCTTGATTCTATGCCATGATAATATTTTTCCTTAACGgtccatttttttcataaaattgtgacTCACTTGATAACTATTCTTTAATGGTCAGACATTTCATAGTGAATTCCATCTGATAAATGGCTCTGATCTTTCATATATATACTGAATTGGCACGTGTGATACCAATTGCATCTTCAGTATCTCTTCCCGCGAATACCCTTTCCAGCCCACGTAAATGAATGTCTTCTCCCAACAACGACAAATGCATGCAGATCATACAAAAGATGCCGACTCTGATTTAACGCGTTGGATCACGCGGCGATTTTCGTCGCCCAATAACTGACACATTGCAGGTGGTGAAgtggatgtgggccatccaatAAGTGGGTCATACGTAATATATTAGTCAGTAAAAAATCATATGGAAGGCAGGATATAATCGAACTGTTGGATCacatttcatatgatcatccatttGAAGGCCACTGTACTTATGTTAGAATTATCTTCATCATCTGAATTTCTTATAGTGACTAATAATGGATATGATAAATcatatgaacggtctggatctattAATTCatcttttaaatatcatttactgGGAGACGAACTTCTGTTCCTGATGCAGCACACCAAATCGAGAATGTCCTTATAGTACAATGATGTATGTTGCAATTGTTATATGGACAGGATCACGTCTACAGCATGGGCCATGGAATGGAGACATGATGATGGAAAATACGGACCATTCCATACATGATTCCAACCCACTTTTCTTTACACTATCGCTTAAGAAACGAATGAAACAGCTGTGTTTTTTTCTTCCACTTTTCTTTACGCCATCACGTAAGAAACGAATAAAACAGTTGTATTTTTTTCTCCCAttcaaatgaataaataaaagggaaaaagaagCATTAAAAAAGATTAGTCTATTTGATTGAATCATGAGCACTGTATGTAGTCTGCCTCTTTAAATCCTGTAACTACCAACAAATCCCGGCCATCACAtgtgaacctctctctctctctctctctctctctaaggggGCTGATTGGCCCGGCCCGGCCAGGCCCGTGTCTCGCAGTGCCCATTGATGGATAGCCTGGGCTAAGCCGTTGGTCCAATCTTCAAGTGGGTCACCATTATAAAAAGTGATAATTTAAAGACACCTGTGATGTCCATGGATGCTGGATTGTGttctacccccgcccgtctctagccacaaaCGGGTAGTGTTGTGggcaagcccaccatgatatatctgtttatccatgttgtccaccccTTCTCTTATCCATCAGTTCTCTTGATTTATTTTAAGGTATatgcataaaaatgaggcagatccaatgccaTCCATCCCAAACTTATTAATTGAgtgttagatctgtctcatttttgtacATATATGttaaaataatttgagagaagAGATGGACAGcgtaaataaatacatcatggcgggcccgcCTACAACACTACCCATTTGTGGTTGGAGAGGGGTGAGGGTATGATGCAATCCGATGTCCATCCGGCTCACTTGAGAATAGTATATATAAAAGCTCTTTGGATCCAATTTAACATTTCTATGATCAAAATCAATATATGGAAgggatagtgtgtgtgtgtgtgtgtgtgtgtgtgtagacctTCTAAGGAAAAGAGTGATATTATCAAACAGTCTAAATTTAATAATGGGCCGAGGCTATAGGGCTAGGGCTGGGACAGACGATCCCGTCCCATCCCTAGCACTGCCCATTGCTACTCTATACATCATGAACACACGGAAATTGTTTATATGCAAACAAACTTGTGTTAATCACGTAAGTCAAATCCATTTATGCATCAAACCTATGAAAATAATGACGATATATTTCAAGATAAAGCTTTTTGTATGGATGGAGTGTATTTGGATGCACTTTGTAAATTCTTATCTCATCTTCTACTCTGCAAAATAAATACTAGATTGTTAATATTGAAAAAATCAATTCAACTTAGCTGCAAAAATAGGGTTATATCGAATCTCTTTTACCGAAAACCTCCTTTCAAGGAAGGAAAGTAGATTAGGTGTGGCCAAGACACCTCACTCAACACCGTGCAGCCCTGACCATGGTTGGcgccttgatttatgtattgtatatgcGTGCcttctatttttccagctcattgtagggcatgagcctaaaaatgaagtagattgaaATCTCATACCATCATAGGAAGCATTGGTTATTAAAAACTTGTTAGggctcatcataatgtttataaggtcatatacacatgaatgaagggaaaataaaaatatcaacttaatccaaaacttttgtaacccactagaagtttttaacggtcaatcgctactgtttcatgtggtatggtccacttgagatttagatctgcttcatttttgggctcatgcccgaaAATAagccagcaaaatggatggacagtgtcatcaaggtgggccccacgttaagcGATGCACCACGTTGTGCTTCCTTGAAAAAGTGCTTCCAAACGGTCCCAAGGTTCCCCACACGCAATCGTTGCTCCTTCCCTATTCTATGCGTGCGAAAAGACCGCAAGCATGTGCACACGTGTGCACGCACATACAACGCTATAAAACGCCCCTTTCTCTTTCTCATATGTAATCTCAGCCCCGCATCTCTTCAATTCACTATCACTACGATGTCGACTCACGCAAAGAAGCTCCTCTCATCTATCCTCATTCTCTCCTTTCTCCTGCAGGTACATTTCTTATCTACAAACCCCATTTCTTggttttgtgatttgaattttaaTAAAACGGGTTTTGCTAACCTGCACCACATAGGTGAAGTGTGTTAACCTTCACCCGCCTTCATAGGTGAAGTGTGTTAACCTTCACCCGCCTTCATAGGTGAATGTGCTAGTCATCCCAGCCGTCCAATTATGAAATGCCCACTCCTGGATTGAACATTGAAACGCGTATTAGAACGCCGACCTCTTGCTAGCATACAATGTCCACTAGCTGGACGTTCAATACAATTTTAGCCTTAAACGATTCAATTAATCCGAGTTTTGGCTAATGGCCTATCCAAGAGATGGACATTgtagtggacggtctggatcatccaacACATTCTCTGATGAGTGTAGGTTGAAACCACCCATATAAACTGATATTAGCCCTTCGTTGTAATAACATGTTTTCATGCACGGCTCAAAAATAATGCAGGTGTTTGTTGAAGCATCTTTGGATATTGTGAGTCATTTTCCTTCTTTGTAATAGGATTTATATGATCATCGAGCCCCTGGTTCAGTAATCCAGGCCATTGGTCTACTGCTTTCCGCTGTGGAGAAACCACGGCCCAAAATCTCCCAGaaaggaagatcctagccaccattCTTGGGCCTCTTTTTAGTTAAATGTGGACCTTAACCGTCTATTTCTACACCCAAAAAACGAAAGGTTAGGACCGTCCTATCGAGGGGATTTTTggagtgtggcccatccatggtgtggcaccaccaatcaatggtcaggattacCTTAATTCCTATTTATTGAATGTATAAACACTTATATCTCTTAATGGAGTTTTACAAATCAGGTGGACGGAGACGGAGAAGTAGCAGCTCTTTACCACAAAAGCCATAAATCCAAGATCAGTATGCCTTATTTACCTTATCCATTTGTTCTTAGAACATGATATAGATATTGGCAGGGTGATCAACGGCTAGGATTGAGCTATTGGATGTACTTGCCATGGGCTGGATATGGGCCTCCTATTTAGGCCCACGGGTCCGGCTTGTGACTTTTTGGGCCCGATAATAAATGTGGGGTGCTCAGACCCAGGCTCCCTACCTGGCACCTTATCTGGCCCGCTTTGGTTTATAACCAATGTTTGAAAATCTGGACCGGATGCCGAACCCGAACCGGTTTTGTGGCGAATCCGGTCCAAAACTATCCTGTTGAACGGTTCATCATCAGTTCGGCCTAGAAAGGCCGCCAGTTCCGGTCCGGTCCACACCGGTCTGACCATCTGGTCCGGTCCagatttaaaacattgattgtaAGTGGCTGTTTCAGTCCCTAGAGGTCTTGATTTGAGACCCAACAAATATATAGGTAATCCTTACAGTCCAAgcaggggctatgtggggcccaccgtgatgtatgggttttatccacaccgtccatccattttttcagatgattttagggcatgagaccgaaattaatgaggtggatccaaagctcaagtgaagcagcggtgataatgacaccccaccgttgaaactttcctaggggtcaccgtgatgtttatttaccctccaacctgttcataagttcatatagacatagatgaagggaaaaaacaaatataaggttgatcgaaaacttctgcggctcccaagaagtttttaactgtgggctttcaatccccactctgtggtccacttgaaccttggatctgcctcattttttgatatgaacccaaaaatgatctggaaaaatggatggacggtgtggataaaatccatacatcacactGGGACCCACAGAGCCGTGCCTGGAGCAGGATGCAATCTGCTTCCGATAAATGAGCCAGGCGTAGGATGacctgatccagaccgttaatgtCGCAATTCTCACATCCTGATGTCCGATGgcgtaattttcttcatgtttgtATCCTGGTTCGTGTCAGATTGCCCTTATGCATGTGCCAGGAGATGCAGGAAGTCGTCGAGGAAAAACGTGTGCACTCGCGCGTGTGGCACATGTTGCATGAGGTGCAAATGCGTCCCACCGGGTACCTACGGCAACAAGAGCGTTTGTCCGTGCTATGCCAAGCTTAAAACACATGGACATAGGCCCAAGTGTCCTTGACCCATCAAGGGCCCACCTATATCAATGGCCTTGATTTCCTTACACCATCGTGAATAAATGGTCCACTAAATAATTTGTTATCGAAgtttgaaattaagatttttgtacGGTTCTGTGATAATGGCTGGTATAATTGCTAAGAGATGTGGTAGCCTGTGTGACTCTAATCTCAAGTTTGTTATCATCAGATGATCGGTACCATCTATTGTATTTCGATGGCCCACTATCCAATAATCAAGCTGAAATGATGATCGTGACCATCTATTTCTGGGGCTGATGTCAGCCATTGATTTTTCTTTCAGGTGATGGTACATGGATACATTAGTCTAGGATGAGTTTCGGGTCACAGCCCATTCCAATCATTGGACCATCTCTAACGTGGGCCCCAAAtggttaatttcatgctttttaGTGTGTCTGCTTCAGATTAAGATTTAAGAGTTAGTATTAAAATAAAATGAGGTATAATTACACTGCTGCGGTTGTTCAGTTTTTGTACAAGCGGGGCCCACTGATCagtgatccaggccgttgatatTATTGGTGCATGGATCATCCACAGGCATTTTCCATCAATATACTAAATCAtttaaccatgggcctcactgtaCAAAATGAAAACCAGTAGCTACTTTCCTAACCGTTCCTTGCTGGCAATTAATTGAAAAGTTTagaactttcttcttcttttttaattcatatcttacagatttatttattattttattttacttttctcCATGGACACACTCATGATATGGCCCACAACATCAACAGGTCAGATCCCTGAAGAATGGGCCCTACTTGTGCAAACTCGCAACCTAATGGTGACAATTGCTCTATGGGGGCAATGTATAACAcatctcttttttcctttctttttttttcttttttataatgcAACAAGAATTTTATTAAAGAGGTGCTGAGATTGCACATAAAATTACCTCAAGCAAATAAAAGATTAAAATCTTTCAAAGCAGGTATAAAACAGGCCCAATCAACCAGACAAACCTAAACCCCACAGAACTTGAGCACTTGAGCACTTGCAGGGCAGAGCTACTTGAATTGTTGAAGCatcttctattccttcttctCATATGATCTAAAGAACAACCAACAACACCAATCTCCACTCAGCTCTCTTTTGCTTCCCAAGACTCACTCTATGCTAAGCTATAAGAAAACTCGTTGTTAAGTACAACATTCACTTACGACATAAGTATAAAATTAAACCTAACGTGTGAATGGATAATGAATAAACAAATGATTCATTGATTGAGCATCTCCCATTCACATCAAACAAATGTTGAGAATGACCATTGCTCTCTTCTGGATTGTCAATGGTTAAGACCCGATTTCTCCCCACTAACCAAGTAAAAGCTACCAATTTTAAAGGAGCCCCATAATACTACACTAAGAAAGTCAACCTGGCTTATCTACCAACCGCAAAGAGTGAAGCAAATTATAGAATGATCAAACTAAGAATCGGTTGGATCTATCCTTTTGCCATACCGTATTGTCCATTTCTCCTGATCAGACTTGTTAGAGAACCAGACCTGTGGAAGCACCTTAATCTGGATTGAaacaaataagagaaaatgaaaaaattacaGCAACCACACATAGAACACAactttttatgtgaaaaacccttaTAGGAAAAAACCATAACACAAAGCAACAATCAATCTACCATTCAGAGAATATTACAGGAACGAAGAAAACTTACAACAAGAAATCCTAACTCTTCCCTTTGAGGCTATCAAAACACCAAAAAACAACCTAAAATCATAGCTAACATAACTAACCCTAAAAGCCACcctttcaagagagaaaagtatgtttggtttccaccgtccatcaagtgggccccacctttgatgtggaccgatCCACCCGCCTATCATGgagagcccacctttaatgtggtctttccatcaagtgggccccaccttggatgtgggatgtccatcatgcaaggccaccTTGAATGTGGGTCAATCACCATTAGGAGCCAACatttgatgtggggcccaccttgatgtgggtcagccatcatgtggggcccacattcaatgtccactgcccatcatgtggagcccacccttGAAGTGGATCGTCTatcatgtgggtcatccatcacgtggagccaccttgaatgtgggccattcattttaggggctgacctttgatgtagaccatccattatgaggacccaccttgatgtgggtcatccaccaTGTGGGGGctaccttcaatgtccactacccatcatgtggagccacgtTTGAAGTCCACATGGACCCCCCCTTTGATGTAGGTCGTCCATCATGTAAGGTCACCTTTGATATGGAGTGCCTTGTATGCAGAGAGATGAGAAAAGAGGGGGAgagaatgaaaataataatagtaatagtaatagtaataataaaaacaaaaaacaaataattaaaaaatgactATAAGCAACTTTAAGGTGTAAAGTTATTTTTGAAAAGGtgcttaccaaactaactttAAAAAGTAGCTTTTTACTTTCACGGGTAAGAAAAGCTACTTACAGAAGTATTGCCAACCAGCCTCCTTGTTATCAGCTATTTTGGCATGTCTATGAAAATCCGGAAGATCGCCTCAGGTAGATCCAATCAGTCATAATACACCTTAGAGGCAACGACTGAAGATAGAGCCTGTTCATGCGCTCTGACCACATGTAACCCATTCAGGCCGGGTTTGGCGTGCAAGTGAAATGCATTACAAATATTCAGTTGGATCAAGAGGAAACAGCCAATACTAATGATTTTCTAAACAATACTAATTTCTAGTCCAACTTAAAAGCAACACCACTCAATATGAATGCTAACGAATCCACAATATGGTTATTAATCAGACTAAAAAACCACAATTCAATCAGGTAGCACGTCCATAACTTGAGAACCCAAAAATTCAACCTGACTCAATGTCTGGCTGGGTTGGGTCAATTCAAAGACTCAACCCAGCTTTTTATTTGACTTGACTcggtatttaataattaaaataaaatgtttatAGCATATATTTAGGATAACTAATATAATAGTGAGTAATGTGACAAGAGAACAGCACGTAGTGTGATAGCTAGAGTCTACTTTGTTGGCTATGGTTGTGAGTTCGAGACTTGAGTCGCCTATGTTTCAGAGAGAGAAAGCTTTGATCAGGCGAGTGACTCGGAGTCGTGAGTTCTCTACTTTGTTGGCTGGAGTCGTGAGTTTGAGACTCGGAGTCGCCTACGTTTTAGAGAGAAAACACTTTGACCAGGCGAGTGACTCAGCTCAAGTCAGCAAGTTGACCCGATGAAGTCTTGTCGAGTTGGGACCTAGTCATTCTCACCAATGAGTTTGACAGTCACTCAGCTAGAAATCTTGCTGTGTCAACCAAGTTTTGAGTCGAATCATAGAGTTTTAGAACTGTGAGCGCAGCCAAATGCAGTCATTCTCACCAATGAGTTTCACAGTCGCTCACCTAGAAATCTTGCTGTGTCAACCAAGTTCTGAGTTGAACCAgagagttttagaactatgagtGCAGCCAAACGCACCTTTAGAGCAATCGCCTAACCTTATTTCATGGTTAAAACCCATTCAGGTTGCAACCATCGTCAACTTCTCTAAGCCTCTCTTGCTTCGATGAGATGGGAGCTCTTCCAATCTATTAGAGGATGTTTTCTTTTCCATCTGGGATATACACTTGAAAAGTTATCTGCAGAGACATTACACTGACAAAAACATCCCTAATATTAGTAACAGTTTCTTCCAAATTGCAGCTGCAGATGTCCCAGAATAGAAATCCCAAGTCCCAAGCATCAAATATGAGAATTCCCTAGAATTACCACGACTAGTTTCCATAAAAGTACGTATAGGAAATATTCAAAAGGCACATACCTCGCATTTTTTCTGCTATAAGGGAAGAGCTCCATATGAACCTGAAGGATTGCTTGATTCTAAAACAGAGGATATGCTCAGGTCCTTAGTTTGTTGAAGTGGGGACTTGGTTTAGTGTGCAGGTGGTTAATCAGATGGTGATCGCATTGGATTGATTGTGTCCAAAGATCTCCTCGGCGGGGCAACGCTGACACTTCCATTGTTTGCCTGCAAATAGAGAGTTAAGAATAGAACTACAGAACTGATCCACATTCAAGCTAGTgattccaatctgggagatctcCGGGGCATGTTCCATCAGCAGCAGGTCCAATCACACCAGCAGTTTAGATCCCCAAACCACCTACTTGTACAAACTAAGGATCCAGCAATACTATGAATACTATCAGGATGACGATCATACAGTACCTCCAATAACCTGGGCTATCATCATCTTAGCTTTCTTTGTGGTTGGATTTTATATCTTAGATTGGAAAAAAATTCTATGATCAGATGTCCAGTAGACATCGATTCTCCTCTTTTACACGGGCTCTTGGAAATGGCCATGGAAAATGCTCATACTTAACACTTGTCACATGCCAGCACAGTTCTCCAATAACCTGGATATGCTATACAAATAATGATGGCATGGAAAATAGAATAATATTGGATTTAATACATGATGTAATCCAAAAGGTAAGAATGGTTTCCTCTCTATCAGAACAAATGAGAATTAGCTAAAACCGAACCCAGCAGCGAGTGCATTTGGCCATACAATCTCCCTTACAATCGACATTATAACCAAGGACTTTGGGATTGCGGAGAAGAAGATTCCGAAGGGATTTCCCTTCAATACCCCACACTTTCTCAAGAGTACCCACATTGATCTTCAACTCATCGTGAAGACTACACCCAAGTACCTCAGGAAACTTCTTTAGTACTTTGAACATATCATCCTCTGAAAGGCCTAAATTCTGCAGATAATCCAACATTTCATTAACCGATTCAACTTTTGGAACTTCTTTCGATCTCTCTTCACCCCAATAAGGCGAATGGGCCCACCCAAAAGCTTTCTTCAGTATTACATCTGCCTCCTCAATGCTGAATTTGAATGCAGATAGAGCTTGTCTGCAGGCATCCcacatcttcttttcttcttcatcttccaaTAGAACTGCTGACTGTGGCTGTGCAGTTGAGTGTAACTCCCACTTTTTAGATGCATCAACAAAGCCGCATGCACTTTTTCTGATAACATTAGTTTGCACAGTTGGTATTATGCCATGCGATTTCGGTTTTAGTACAGCTGGTGTAGTTGAAAGATCTGACTGGAAGAAGAAAAGTGTGAATCAGGTGGACTTTCTAATTCAAACACAGTACCATGTATGCATGCGCTAATGTGCACGAATGTTGGTTTTGCTATAACAGGTGCCAATCACTCAGCATGACCTCAATATTCAGAAAAGATTGGCATCCCCATATTCCCCATCTTTTACACATTGGAAAAGTGGGCCAGAGTACACCATAGGTTTGCAACTGGGCCAAGCCGGTCTTGGCCCAAGTGTGTTCAGGCCAGACCCATGAGCTACAGGCTCAAGTCCAAGCCCAACACAGCCAGAAAGCGAAGTAAGCAGACTTGGGCTTGGATAGGCCCACACAGACAATGTCCAGCCCAAAAGTGTTAAATAAGTCAAGCCGGGCCATGGTGACCATCTGGACCTTCATGTGGACAAGCTGAGACCCAGCCGGATAAGTTATTGGACCTGAAATCTCATTCTGGAACCAAGCTGCGGTCTCCAGTTTCAACCAGACCCTGGGCCAAAGTGTGCTGGACTTGGGTGGAGCCAGGACGAGGCTATTCTGGTTGGAAACCCCATTCCACTAGCTTGTCTGAGCACCTAACAGCCTGTCTAATGTGTAACATATGGAGATGGCAATGTCTTTTCTGAAAGCCAAGGTTGTGCGATGGGTATAACCCATCCTTTTCCAACACATGGGTATCCCACATCCAACAAAATGAGGCGAGGACCTTAGATTTTGTCATCTTAAACTAAAGCACTCAATTATGAGAAGAGTTTGCAAACAAGTGTGTAGTGTTCTTGTGCAGATCTAAAGTGCAAAATGCATGTGAGCAAGCAGAGCAGATGCAATTCATGATGATTGAAATTATAAAAGAGACTTACCAAAGAAAGGGAACAGAATTTTGCAGCTTCAAATGTCACGGAAGGCAAAGCCAATGATTTTCCTAGCATCCCTCCACTATTAAACATAGAAAATGTTAAAGGAAATAAATAGAATAAACAAAATACACAACAATACAACAGGTAAAAAGATTCTACCAGATGAAGAAGGCATGAAGATTTGTAAGCAAAATCAGCACAATGGTCATTGACTATAAAAAGAACTATGATAGGTAGATAAGACTACAGTTACGTTAACTGCGGCAAGGAATGATTGATGAACCTACAAGGTCTACAAAGTTCCAGAATGAATGAGGTCAACCACACAAGAAGAAGCCACTAGAAAAGTTCTGAAGCAATTTCTGGACGAAAGCAATCACAAAAAGTCTTGTGTAATTTCAGTAGCAATTAAAAGAACCCCCAAAGGGTGGTTGATGGGACCCTCAAACTGAACTGAGATATGCATGTTGGAAAGCACCAAAGGCCAGAATACACATCAAGAGagattatattttcctttttcttgc
Protein-coding regions in this window:
- the LOC131234914 gene encoding uncharacterized protein LOC131234914, producing MLGKSLALPSVTFEAAKFCSLSLSDLSTTPAVLKPKSHGIIPTVQTNVIRKSACGFVDASKKWELHSTAQPQSAVLLEDEEEKKMWDACRQALSAFKFSIEEADVILKKAFGWAHSPYWGEERSKEVPKVESVNEMLDYLQNLGLSEDDMFKVLKKFPEVLGCSLHDELKINVGTLEKVWGIEGKSLRNLLLRNPKVLGYNVDCKGDCMAKCTRCWVRF
- the LOC131234916 gene encoding gibberellin-regulated protein 9-like isoform X1, which produces MSTHAKKLLSSILILSFLLQVFVEASLDIVDGDGEVAALYHKSHKSKINCPYACARRCRKSSRKNVCTRACGTCCMRCKCVPPGTYGNKSVCPCYAKLKTHGHRPKCP
- the LOC131234916 gene encoding gibberellin-regulated protein 9-like isoform X2, with translation MSTHAKKLLSSILILSFLLQVDGDGEVAALYHKSHKSKINCPYACARRCRKSSRKNVCTRACGTCCMRCKCVPPGTYGNKSVCPCYAKLKTHGHRPKCP